A region from the Maniola jurtina chromosome 20, ilManJurt1.1, whole genome shotgun sequence genome encodes:
- the LOC123875686 gene encoding store-operated calcium entry regulator STIMATE-like, with amino-acid sequence MNNSSDYSTIIWSEPHCSKDALTDTYGWFMQFLLAVLAFTCLIGKRFCEPRYARRPWLIWFYDTSKQGLGAFIIHAANVWLSPHLSGNPCTWYIVNFMLDSTLGLLIIWAGIRLAQYYARLYDIPLINFGEYGKPPMCSAWICQCVLYAALATFAKSILALVLRLPPVVAVLSTLRLSPVSDPRLELAVVMLIIPFFINILIFWVTDNFLMYRPRGVSSKIKTKVRYQSIKKEKSGSEEEEHSADERLLSASV; translated from the exons atgaataaCTCCTCAGATTACTCCACAATCATCTGGTCCGAGCCACATTGCTCTAAAGATGCACTTACGGATACATACGGCTGGTTTATGCAGTTTCTCTTGGCAGTTTTGGCGTTTACGTGCCTAATTG GTAAAAGATTTTGTGAACCTCGCTATGCAAGAAGACCATGGCTGATTTGGTTCTATGACACATCAAAACAAGGTCTTGGAGCATTTATTATTCATGCTGCTAACGTTTGGCTTTCCCCTCACCTCAGTGGAAATCCTTGTACATG GTACATAGTTAATTTCATGTTGGACTCTACACTGGGTCTTCTTATAATCTGGGCAGGCATCCGACTGGCGCAGTACTATGCCAGACTGTATGATATACCATTGATCAATTTTGGTGAATATG GCAAACCACCGATGTGTTCCGCATGGATATGTCAGTGCGTACTATATGCAGCGCTAGCTACTTTCGCCAAGTCGATACTGGCGCTAGTGCTACGCCTACCCCCAGTGGTCGCTGTGCTATCGACGCTGCGACTGTCGCCCGTGTCGGACCCGCGCCTAGAACTGGCTGTAGTCATGCTCATCATTCCCTTCTTCATTAAC attttaatattttgggtGACTGATAACTTCCTTATGTATCGACCAAGAGGTGTGAGCAGCAAAATTAAAACAAAG GTGCGATACCAGTCGATAAAGAAAGAGAAGTCAGGGTCTGAAGAGGAGGAGCATTCGGCGGACGAACGTCTCCTCAGCGCGAGCGTATGA